Genomic segment of Kibdelosporangium phytohabitans:
AATGAGCTCGTCATGAGCGACCTCCAACACCATTGCACTAGCCCAGCAAATCCGATACAAGGAAGTCGCATGTCCTCTGCACTTCGTTACCATCTGGGCTACGTGATCAAGTTTCGAACTAGCCGTGAACCTGGTGCGTAAGGTGCAAGTCGACCTCAGCCCAGGAGCCATATGCGATTGCCGCAGGTGATCGCTCTCAGGCGCTCAATCTTCAAGGCGAGACGCCGCACGGCGGAAGGATGAGTCAAAGGTTCGCCCGTTCTGAAGCCAGATTACGGATGCGGTCAGCAGCAACATCCGGATCCTCGTGTTCCCACACCCTCACAACCAACCAGCCAGCTCGACTGAGTTGTACGTCTGTGTCTCGATCGCGAAGAACGACGCCACGGAGCTTCAACCGCCACCATCTGCGGTTGGCTGTTGGAAGGTGCGCGTGAACTGGGCATGAGTGCCAAAAGCAACCATCGACGAATACTGCGATGCGTGCTCCACGGAGCAGGATGTCCACACGTCGCCGTCGGTTCGTGCCGCGCGGTGCGCAGTCGACTAGAAATCGCAGTCCTCGGCGATGAAGCGCGCTTCGAAGCGCCAACTCAGGTTTAGTACCGCTCCGCTTCGTTTGCCGCATCACTCGTGTAGTTGCTTTGGTGGTCGCCGGAGGCGGCGGCCCAGGATCGACATACTGGTACACGCTGCAAGCGTGACACCAAGGTCCGACAATTGCGGCTCGTCGAGGACCTGGAGGCGTCAGGCTCCGCTCGCCCGATGAGTGCTCATTTCAGGCGTAGACGGGTGAACAGTGTGCAAGATCGTCTCGGACACGTCACTGCCCCACGGTCACGAAGGAACCTGACCGTGGGGTTTGCTTTCTGCCCTAGGGTTGTGACGGCGCCCGCGTCGGCGACCACAGCCAGCGGTTAGGTTCGTCGCCGCAACTCGTCGACCGCAGCGACGCAGGCTGATATTCACCTCATCCCTGTGGCAGATCACGATCGCTCTGCGTGCGCGAAGGAAGGCCTCGATCTCATCCAGGTCCCCACCGATCCGGCACCCCTGACGGCTGAGCCGATCCACGATCGCCACCGTCAGCTGATCCTCACGGCGATACAGATTGCTCGGCGCGTCGGCAGGTCGCGTGCGACTACTTCGGTGACCATGCCGACAACGGTAGCCCGGTCGACCATGCACTCGATGTGCATCCATGCGCCGGCCGCACTCTCCACACTGGAGCAATCCAACGTACCGATAGATGTGAACGTTGCCATCCACCCCTGTTCGCACGACCCGTGCCGACTGCGCCGCGACGAAGTCCTCTTCCGACACCAAAGCCGGATGCGCCACCACAGCAGAGACCACCCACTTCCCCATGCCGTTCCTGTCCTGCGCGAAACGATCCGCACCTGCCGCGCGTTGGCTGCGGTCGGTCGACGTACGATTCCACACCTGCCGACCGGTGTACCGCGGGTTCCGTAAGATCTCGATCACCGTGCGCTCCGACCACTCCCCCGCTGCACCATGGCGGCCGGATGGAGTCTGCACACGGCGCCCAGTCAACTCGCGAGCGATACTCGCCGCACTCCTACCCGCCACCCGCTGCGCGAACATCCAGCGCACATTCCGCGCCGTCGTCGGATCAGGAGCGAACTTCCGCAATCGCCGTCCCCATCGCGCATGCACTCGATTCGGATGTGGACCTGCGTCGACCAACTTGTACCCATACGGTGCACGACCACCCAGATACCGGCCCTGCTCCACCACCTGGCGACGCATCGCCGTCATCGTGCGCTGCCGAGCCCGCACCACCTCCCGCTGCGACTGCGCGCCCAACAACGTCATCAACGCCCGATGCATCACACTGCCCACCTCCACCGGGCCGCCCGCCTCCGGTAACCACACACCAACACCATGCGCCGCAAGCAGATTCGCCACGTCATCAAACTGCCCCGCCGCGAACGCGCGCTCAAACTCACCCACCACCACCGCATCAAACCGACGCGACCCACCAGTCAACTCCGCCAACAATGCCGACGCGCACGGCCGATCACACCACGACACCCGACGCGAACACCCCACATCAAAGAACTCCGCAACAATCACACCACGCCCAGCCACCACACACTCCGCAGACTCCAACTGCAAGCCCTCGACGACACCGGATCCTGGAAGTCCTCAGTGGAAGTCCGGCCGTAGAAAGCAAAACGCAACCCTCCAAGTGCGCTTGTACGCAATCTGCCGGCCACCGGCCGAGCAGAGTTCAAGTACTTGTCCAACGCACCAGCGGACTCCTCGACCACACTCATGGCAACTCCATCACACCGAACTTGCCATCCGAGACCTCCACACGCCCCGAGCATGACGACGCGCCGCACGACATCACCCATGCAGACCAACCGGCTCACCCGTGTTCGACTTGCTTGGCCTTCGGGAACCGATGGGCAGCCGATCGCCCCAGATTTCCTCCCGTCTTCACCACCCGACTGGTTCACCAGGCCGCCAACTCGGGAGCGACTCGAGCGTCTGCGGCAACCCCGCCTTCGCTCCGACGAACGACCGACTGTCCGAGAGGTGAGCCACCGGTTCAACGAGATCGGCTTGGCCTGCCTGGCCCCTGAGTGAGAAGGAGGCTGTCCCCGCCTGCTGAATCGTGGCCGACGGGGAGTCGGACGGGTTCGCCGCCGTCGGGGGTGAGCCAGGCGGTGCCGGTGAGCATGGTGCTTGGTTCTGGCATGATTTCCGTCATGGACCCCGGCGTCGGGTGACTCCGCAAAGCAGCCACGTGAGACACGCTGTTATGCGACGACGCACTCCGGGCGGGTGATTCCCGATGGTTCGCGTCGAGCGCGCTGTGAGCGGCGCACCCGACCGCGGTGAGGACTGACGAAGATCGATTCTTCCCCTTACGGCCTTCCCGCTCGTGGAAGTAGGCAAGTTCCCTCACGATGGATGTCCCGCCGTCTAGACTCGGCTTCCGACGACTGACGCCACGACGCGAGCTGGGGGACATGAACGACACCATCCTCGATCCGGACGGTGCCCGTGAGCGGCTGGCTGCCTGGAAGGGCCGGATCGACAAGCTGGCCGCCGACACCCAGGCGATGAGTGCCCGGCTGCAAGAAGTGCGGGTCACCGTGCAGGATCCGGCGGGGCTGGCTGTGGTCACGATCGACTCGACGGGTGCGTTGGTCGATCTGCGGCTGACCGACCGGGTCCAGCGAACGACGCCGGACGCGGTCGCCAAGGTGATCATGGAGACTCTCGGTGCGGCGAGGAGCGAGCTGGCCGAGCGGTCCCAGGAAATCATCGCCGACACCGTCGGTGTTGCCTCGCCTGTAGGACAGGCAATCGTCCAGAACATGGCGCCACAGCAGCATGGCGGGCAGGCGCCGGAGCGCTCCGGCGATGACGATGACGGCTTTGACGTCCAGTCCATGCTCAGGCGTTGACAAGCTGTGGGTGACGACAGGTTTCATGTCGACGTCGCGCAGTTACGAGCCCACGCCGACAACATCGACGCCATCCGGGAACGGTTCGGCGCCGTGAAGTCCGCGAGCGCTCACATCGCGCAGGACGACCAGGCGTATGGCCTGTTGTGCGGGTGGATCTCCGGTGTGTTGGAGAGTAAGCACGCCAAGCAGGACGAGCTGGTCGCCTACCTGGAAGAGACACTCGACCTGGTCGCGACCAGACTGCGCCTCAGCGCGTCACACTACGAGACGGTCGAAGGCTCGAACACCGACAAGATCCGCTCGGCGGGTGAAGGGGTGCCGACGTGAACGACGGGCTGATCGCCCCGGTCCAGTCCTCCCGGGAAGCGTGGACCGGATCCGGTCTCGCGGACAGCATCGAGGGCCTCGCCGACGCGATCAAGACCGAGGGCTGGGTCGACGACGCCCTGTCCGGCGCCTCGCTCGGCCTCGAGGTCGCGTCGACGGTGATGGACCCGATCAGCGCGTTGCTGGCCAACGGCCTCGGCTGGGCCATGGAGTACTTCGAGCCGCTGCGCGAGGTCCTCGACGAGCTGACCGGCATGCCGGACGTGGTCAGGTCCCACGCGGCGACGTGGAACAACATGGCGGACGAGCTGTACCGGATGAGCGCCGACCTCGACAAGCAGGTCAAGGAGGACATGCCCGAATGGCGCGGCGGCGCCGCGGACGCCTATCGAGGTCTGATGGCCAACAACGTCGAGGCGATCGGCGGGCTGGCCGCGCTCTCGGCGGCGATGGCAGCGGCCACCGAGGGCGCGGGCGGACTGGTGGAGATGACCCGCGAAATCGTCCGCGATCTGATCGCGGACCTGGTCGCCAGGGTGATCGTGTGGGCGGTTGAGGCGATCTTCGTGGTGACGATCCCGGTAATCGCAGCGCAGATCGCCGCCGCGGTGGTCAAATGGGCTGGACGCATCCTCACCTACACGATGGGTCTGATCAACAGCCTGACCAA
This window contains:
- a CDS encoding very short patch repair endonuclease, whose protein sequence is MRQTKRSGTKPELALRSALHRRGLRFLVDCAPRGTNRRRRVDILLRGARIAVFVDGCFWHSCPVHAHLPTANRRWWRLKLRGVVLRDRDTDVQLSRAGWLVVRVWEHEDPDVAADRIRNLASERANL
- a CDS encoding type VII secretion target, yielding MGDDRFHVDVAQLRAHADNIDAIRERFGAVKSASAHIAQDDQAYGLLCGWISGVLESKHAKQDELVAYLEETLDLVATRLRLSASHYETVEGSNTDKIRSAGEGVPT
- a CDS encoding recombinase family protein, translated to MVVGEFERAFAAGQFDDVANLLAAHGVGVWLPEAGGPVEVGSVMHRALMTLLGAQSQREVVRARQRTMTAMRRQVVEQGRYLGGRAPYGYKLVDAGPHPNRVHARWGRRLRKFAPDPTTARNVRWMFAQRVAGRSAASIARELTGRRVQTPSGRHGAAGEWSERTVIEILRNPRYTGRQVWNRTSTDRSQRAAGADRFAQDRNGMGKWVVSAVVAHPALVSEEDFVAAQSARVVRTGVDGNVHIYRYVGLLQCGECGRRMDAHRVHGRPGYRCRHGHRSSRTRPADAPSNLYRREDQLTVAIVDRLSRQGCRIGGDLDEIEAFLRARRAIVICHRDEVNISLRRCGRRVAATNLTAGCGRRRGRRHNPRAESKPHGQVPS
- a CDS encoding YbaB/EbfC family nucleoid-associated protein — protein: MDVPPSRLGFRRLTPRRELGDMNDTILDPDGARERLAAWKGRIDKLAADTQAMSARLQEVRVTVQDPAGLAVVTIDSTGALVDLRLTDRVQRTTPDAVAKVIMETLGAARSELAERSQEIIADTVGVASPVGQAIVQNMAPQQHGGQAPERSGDDDDGFDVQSMLRR
- a CDS encoding WXG100 family type VII secretion target; this encodes MNDGLIAPVQSSREAWTGSGLADSIEGLADAIKTEGWVDDALSGASLGLEVASTVMDPISALLANGLGWAMEYFEPLREVLDELTGMPDVVRSHAATWNNMADELYRMSADLDKQVKEDMPEWRGGAADAYRGLMANNVEAIGGLAALSAAMAAATEGAGGLVEMTREIVRDLIADLVARVIVWAVEAIFVVTIPVIAAQIAAAVVKWAGRILTYTMGLINSLTNLTKLLNG